A single genomic interval of Croceibacter atlanticus HTCC2559 harbors:
- a CDS encoding inorganic phosphate transporter, which translates to MDNIYIIMLVALFALAITDLVVGVSNDAVNFLNSAIGSKAISMRTIMIVASIGVAVGAIFSSGLMEVARKGIFLPGMFYFDEIMVIFTAVMLTDVLLLDFFNSLGLPTSTTVSIVFELLGAAVAMGFIKIYQSDDSFALIYQYINTEKATEIIVGILLSVVIAFSIGALVQYLSRVVFTFKYEKKIKLFGALFGGVSMTAITYFILIKGMKTISFISDDIKTYINENTLIIIGISFVIWALISQVLMKVFKIDILKAIIVVGTFALALAFAGNDLVNFIGVPIAAWQSYDIYISSGVPANELIMSGLAGSVETPEFLLILAGAIMVITLWFSSKARSVVDTGVNLSRQGEGVEKFSPNFLSRTIVRYSVLLGAALETVIPKKVQETIDSKFEKVEIPKSKKLEAPAFDMVRASINLVVASILISIGTNLKLPLSTTYVTFMVAMGTSLADRAWDRESAVYRVAGVVNVVGGWFVTAIVAFIAAAVFSSILYFGGLVALVLLIILAVALIVRSAMAHKKKVREEKAVKHYNLSDIITINEITNDTSNNISSVLSGINKSYSGVVTNLGYHDLSKLKKENKRVGKLVKEVDELKGNIFYFIKSLDDNNIGASQFYIHIADHLHDMVHSTKTITNNSYNHVNNNHKNLKFNQIRELKGIDKKMQVLFDDITNTFDSHSFERINVIIDDKQELLNHVSDLIQKQITRIRTSETSPKNTKLYFGILLETKDLIVSTMNLLQLFQEFYNDARRTL; encoded by the coding sequence ATGGACAATATTTATATTATCATGCTTGTGGCATTATTTGCCTTGGCTATCACAGATTTAGTAGTAGGTGTTAGTAATGATGCTGTTAACTTTCTAAACTCTGCAATTGGCTCTAAGGCAATTTCAATGCGTACTATCATGATTGTTGCTAGTATAGGTGTGGCAGTTGGTGCCATATTTTCTAGTGGTTTAATGGAAGTTGCTAGAAAAGGAATTTTCTTGCCTGGCATGTTTTATTTTGATGAGATCATGGTCATATTTACAGCCGTCATGCTCACAGATGTGCTCCTCTTAGACTTTTTTAACTCCTTAGGATTGCCAACATCTACTACAGTTTCTATTGTTTTTGAATTGTTAGGAGCTGCTGTGGCAATGGGTTTTATAAAAATATACCAGTCAGATGATAGTTTTGCACTGATATACCAATACATAAATACAGAAAAAGCTACAGAAATAATTGTAGGAATATTGCTCTCTGTCGTCATTGCTTTCTCAATAGGTGCGCTTGTGCAATATTTGTCTAGAGTTGTATTTACATTTAAATATGAAAAGAAGATAAAGCTTTTCGGAGCTTTATTTGGTGGAGTTTCTATGACTGCTATTACATACTTTATTCTTATTAAAGGAATGAAGACAATTAGCTTTATTTCTGATGATATTAAAACTTACATAAATGAAAATACGCTAATCATAATCGGGATTAGTTTTGTTATTTGGGCCTTAATTTCACAAGTATTAATGAAAGTATTTAAGATAGATATTCTTAAGGCTATTATTGTTGTAGGTACTTTCGCTTTGGCATTGGCTTTTGCAGGTAATGATCTTGTAAACTTTATTGGTGTGCCAATTGCAGCTTGGCAATCTTATGATATTTATATAAGTTCTGGTGTTCCAGCTAATGAACTTATAATGTCTGGTTTAGCAGGTTCTGTTGAAACTCCAGAATTTCTTTTGATACTTGCAGGAGCAATCATGGTTATTACCTTATGGTTTTCTAGTAAAGCACGTTCTGTTGTTGATACTGGAGTAAATTTATCTAGACAAGGTGAAGGTGTCGAGAAGTTTTCACCTAACTTTTTGTCAAGAACTATTGTAAGATATTCTGTATTATTAGGAGCAGCTTTAGAAACAGTAATTCCTAAAAAAGTACAGGAAACTATAGATTCTAAATTTGAAAAAGTAGAAATACCTAAATCTAAAAAGTTAGAAGCACCAGCTTTTGATATGGTGAGAGCTTCTATAAATCTAGTAGTTGCAAGTATTCTAATTTCTATAGGAACAAATTTAAAATTACCACTATCTACAACCTACGTAACCTTTATGGTAGCAATGGGTACATCTTTGGCAGATAGAGCTTGGGATAGAGAAAGCGCTGTTTATAGGGTTGCAGGTGTTGTAAATGTTGTTGGCGGTTGGTTTGTAACTGCTATTGTTGCATTTATTGCAGCAGCTGTTTTTTCAAGCATACTTTATTTTGGAGGTTTAGTAGCATTAGTCTTATTAATTATTTTGGCAGTAGCTCTTATAGTAAGAAGTGCAATGGCTCACAAGAAAAAAGTAAGAGAAGAAAAGGCTGTTAAGCATTATAATTTAAGTGATATCATTACTATTAATGAAATTACTAATGATACTTCAAATAATATTTCTAGTGTTTTAAGTGGTATTAATAAAAGTTACTCAGGCGTTGTAACTAATTTAGGATATCATGACCTTAGTAAACTTAAAAAAGAAAACAAGAGAGTTGGTAAATTAGTAAAAGAGGTAGATGAGCTAAAAGGCAATATATTTTACTTTATAAAATCTTTAGATGATAATAATATAGGAGCAAGTCAATTCTATATTCATATTGCAGATCATTTACATGATATGGTTCATTCAACTAAAACCATTACTAATAATAGTTACAATCACGTAAATAATAATCATAAGAATCTTAAGTTTAATCAGATAAGAGAACTCAAGGGTATTGATAAGAAGATGCAGGTTCTTTTTGATGATATTACAAATACATTTGACTCTCACTCTTTTGAACGTATAAATGTTATTATAGATGACAAACAAGAGTTGTTAAACCATGTTTCAGATTTAATACAGAAACAAATTACTCGCATACGTACTTCAGAGACAAGTCCTAAGAATACAAAACTATACTTTGGTATTCTTTTAGAAACTAAAGACCTTATAGTGTCTACTATGAATCTATTACAATTATTTCAAGAGTTTTATAATGATGCTAGGCGTACATTATAA
- a CDS encoding choice-of-anchor L domain-containing protein encodes MKQVLLFLFLLFLGFTSSVQSQFITVDDSMSVQELVEDVLISGSCANVSNFNSGTGTVFNGIGYFDGNGSDFPFAEGIVLSTGSATAAVGPNDTGGFGSQNTDAPADPDLDLAVPTTDARQDRTFISFDFVPFVNEISFNFVFASEEYDGGFQCTYTDAFAFLLTDSEGNVQNLAVLPGVAPPNNIVSVTNVHPDVPGSCGPQNEEFFGQYNTGAAAATSPTEFIGQTTVISAMGNVNPGETYRMKLVIADDRDGVYDSAVFLEGGSFNLGANLGDDITIEAGTASCNDQTVTLDVSESSANAISFAWYQDGVLIPDETDPVLVVTEEGVYTVEVEYNVNCVATDDVLIEFAPQPVANAPQDIQLCDDGVTPVVFNLTENDDDVLGGQDATMFNISYHETMENAEMDMAPIPNPDMYPPTGNPQTIFVRIEDAATESCFDTAQFEIQSFFVSIGELDDLIECDTDNNGTVIFDLSVNDDNALDGQDPNEFTVSYHNTQADADTGDNPIGPNYNSTVSTETIFVRVENNTNQTCYESGSFQIQFFQQPIIASQPQDLELCDDGTGNGDFNLESNTPIVLGSQDPNQFTVTYHETQVDADMGENPITDSNTYSNTENPQTIFVRIENIDNTDCYETSTFILSFFQVTIGVLEDLFACDQGSGGTALFNLTENDDNALDNQNSLDYSITYHDTQAGADTNDTSIPDPTMYTNTINPQTIYVRIESDGSTDCYETGTFQIEATPSAPIQDPEPLEVCDTDNDGFSEFDLDSTSNGIALGNPDLVVTFHPTQSDAINGVNDLSSPYGNVMEDTQTVYVRVEDDINGCVLFTELELIVYDSPLLETPDPLVLCDLGSDGEEVFDLTQAEMQILDGLDPALYDITYHETLMQAMDNMGAIGNPTAYTNQGNPQTIYVRVTDPSNMADCNNIVELELRVRDLPAANQPEELEVCDDETGVDTEDEVATFDLTTMDTVINGDANVDIFYYETTADIPGNPIADPESYVNIANPQTLEVRVEDEFGCENFTTLTLVVNPNPSIADMIFEYELCDIDNDGVRSSTLRARR; translated from the coding sequence ATGAAGCAAGTTTTACTCTTTCTATTTTTATTATTTTTAGGTTTCACATCAAGTGTTCAATCCCAGTTTATAACAGTGGACGATAGTATGTCCGTTCAAGAATTGGTTGAAGATGTACTTATATCTGGATCTTGTGCAAATGTTTCAAACTTTAATTCAGGAACAGGTACAGTCTTTAACGGTATAGGGTATTTTGATGGCAACGGATCAGATTTTCCTTTTGCTGAAGGAATAGTTCTAAGTACAGGATCTGCAACAGCAGCCGTTGGTCCTAATGATACAGGTGGTTTTGGTAGTCAAAATACAGATGCTCCTGCAGATCCAGATTTAGATCTTGCAGTCCCAACAACAGATGCTAGGCAAGATAGAACATTCATTTCTTTTGATTTTGTCCCTTTTGTAAACGAGATATCATTCAACTTCGTGTTTGCATCAGAAGAATACGACGGAGGTTTTCAATGTACATATACAGATGCATTTGCATTCTTGTTAACAGATTCTGAAGGTAATGTACAGAATTTGGCAGTATTGCCAGGAGTGGCGCCTCCTAATAACATAGTATCTGTAACAAATGTTCATCCAGATGTCCCTGGAAGTTGTGGGCCACAAAACGAAGAGTTTTTTGGACAATATAATACTGGTGCAGCTGCCGCAACATCTCCTACTGAGTTTATAGGGCAAACAACTGTAATTAGTGCTATGGGAAATGTAAATCCTGGTGAAACTTATAGAATGAAGTTAGTAATCGCAGATGATAGAGATGGTGTTTATGATTCAGCAGTTTTTTTAGAAGGTGGAAGCTTTAATTTAGGAGCCAACTTGGGAGATGATATTACAATTGAAGCAGGTACGGCATCCTGTAATGATCAAACAGTAACACTTGATGTTTCTGAAAGCTCTGCTAATGCAATAAGTTTTGCTTGGTATCAAGATGGAGTTTTAATTCCAGATGAAACAGACCCTGTTTTAGTTGTTACTGAAGAAGGTGTATATACAGTCGAAGTAGAGTATAATGTTAATTGTGTTGCTACAGACGATGTTTTAATTGAATTCGCTCCACAACCAGTAGCTAACGCACCTCAAGATATACAACTTTGTGATGATGGAGTAACACCTGTGGTATTCAATCTTACTGAAAATGATGATGATGTTTTAGGAGGTCAAGATGCTACCATGTTTAATATTTCATATCATGAGACGATGGAAAATGCAGAAATGGATATGGCGCCAATACCAAATCCAGATATGTATCCACCAACAGGGAATCCACAAACTATTTTTGTGAGAATTGAAGATGCAGCAACAGAAAGCTGTTTTGATACAGCTCAATTTGAAATTCAATCATTCTTTGTATCAATAGGAGAGTTAGATGATTTAATAGAATGTGATACTGATAATAATGGTACTGTTATTTTTGACTTGTCAGTTAATGATGATAATGCTTTAGATGGTCAAGACCCTAATGAATTTACAGTTTCATATCATAATACTCAAGCAGATGCAGATACAGGAGATAACCCTATAGGTCCAAATTATAATAGCACTGTCTCCACCGAAACTATATTTGTAAGAGTAGAAAATAATACTAATCAGACCTGTTACGAATCTGGAAGTTTTCAAATTCAATTTTTTCAACAGCCAATAATTGCATCACAACCTCAAGACTTAGAACTATGTGATGATGGTACTGGTAATGGTGATTTTAATCTTGAAAGTAATACACCTATTGTTTTAGGGAGTCAAGATCCTAACCAATTTACGGTAACATATCATGAAACGCAGGTAGATGCAGATATGGGAGAGAACCCTATAACAGATTCAAATACCTATTCAAATACAGAAAATCCACAAACAATCTTCGTAAGGATAGAAAATATCGATAACACAGACTGTTATGAAACATCAACATTTATACTTTCGTTTTTTCAAGTTACTATTGGTGTTTTAGAAGATTTATTTGCGTGTGATCAAGGAAGTGGAGGTACAGCACTTTTTAATCTTACAGAGAATGATGATAATGCTTTAGATAATCAAAATAGTTTAGATTATTCAATAACCTATCACGATACACAAGCAGGCGCGGATACAAATGATACCAGTATACCAGACCCGACCATGTATACTAATACTATCAATCCTCAAACCATATATGTTCGTATTGAAAGTGATGGAAGTACAGATTGTTATGAAACAGGAACATTCCAAATTGAAGCTACCCCAAGCGCACCTATCCAGGATCCAGAGCCTTTGGAGGTGTGTGACACGGACAACGACGGTTTCTCCGAGTTCGACCTTGACAGCACGAGCAATGGCATAGCCCTCGGCAACCCTGACCTTGTTGTGACGTTCCACCCAACCCAGAGCGACGCCATCAATGGTGTCAATGACCTTTCGAGTCCCTACGGCAATGTGATGGAGGACACCCAGACGGTTTATGTTCGCGTGGAGGACGACATCAATGGCTGCGTTCTTTTCACCGAGCTTGAGCTGATCGTTTATGACAGTCCTCTTCTCGAGACACCAGACCCGCTGGTGCTTTGTGATCTAGGCAGTGACGGCGAGGAAGTCTTCGACCTGACGCAGGCAGAGATGCAGATCCTTGACGGTCTTGACCCTGCACTCTACGACATCACCTACCACGAGACACTTATGCAGGCGATGGACAATATGGGAGCCATCGGCAACCCGACGGCATATACGAATCAGGGCAACCCTCAGACGATCTACGTCCGGGTGACGGACCCATCGAACATGGCCGACTGCAACAACATCGTAGAGCTTGAGCTCAGGGTACGTGACCTTCCGGCTGCGAACCAGCCTGAAGAGCTTGAGGTGTGTGATGACGAGACCGGCGTGGACACCGAGGATGAGGTCGCGACGTTCGACCTGACGACGATGGACACGGTGATCAACGGCGACGCCAATGTTGATATCTTCTACTACGAGACCACGGCGGACATCCCTGGTAACCCTATTGCAGACCCTGAGAGCTATGTTAACATAGCAAACCCTCAGACCCTGGAGGTGAGGGTCGAGGACGAGTTCGGATGTGAGAACTTCACGACATTGACCCTTGTGGTGAACCCGAATCCGAGCATTGCCGATATGATCTTCGAGTATGAGCTCTGCGACATCGACAATGACGGCGTGAGGAGTTCGACCTTGAGAGCCAGACGATGA
- a CDS encoding dodecin family protein, whose translation MSVLKVIEVLANSDKSWEDAARKAVKHAGKSVKNIRSVYINEQNAVVKGDEITEFRVNAKITFEVD comes from the coding sequence ATGTCTGTTTTAAAAGTTATTGAAGTCTTAGCAAATTCTGATAAAAGCTGGGAAGACGCTGCTAGAAAAGCAGTTAAGCACGCAGGGAAGTCTGTAAAAAACATAAGATCTGTCTATATTAACGAGCAAAATGCAGTTGTTAAAGGCGATGAAATTACAGAGTTTAGAGTAAATGCAAAAATTACCTTCGAGGTAGATTAA
- a CDS encoding OmpP1/FadL family transporter, with amino-acid sequence MKKIFITMAVCITAISMKAQDVSDAVLFSSENVTGTARYRAMSGAFGALGGDLSAIGNNPASSAVFLNSTASLSISGYTISNDSFYGDGLAINDDTSGKLNQLGGVFVFNNRDENAAFKKFTLGLNYNLTQNLDDEYFAFGETQNSIDQFFLENAQGIPLDLLQLQDGESISSLYSFLGETQGYAAQQAFLGFQGFIIDPEMDDPDNTTYISNLTNGNFLQDYAYRSNGLNGKFSINGGAQINDDLYLGVNLNTHFIDYERQTVLFETNNNSGSGINEIFFENNLRTFGNGFSAQVGGIYKVSPMFRLGLSLETPTWYNISEETTQYLDTFSNDEGSAVVNPNVINIYPEYNFKTPGKYTLSGAILFGKQGLISLDYSYKDYSNTEFDSQFNSSNTFADLNNNIKNTLQGATSINIGGEYRIREWSLRGGFRYQESPYKDETTIGDLKGYSAGFGYDFGNIKLGLAYDIYEQDRSPQLYSIGLTNRANINTTNSSFTATLSFGL; translated from the coding sequence ATGAAAAAGATATTTATTACAATGGCGGTATGTATTACCGCCATTTCTATGAAAGCTCAAGACGTCTCAGACGCAGTATTATTTAGCTCTGAAAATGTTACAGGAACTGCAAGATACAGAGCAATGAGTGGAGCCTTTGGAGCTTTAGGTGGAGACTTATCTGCGATAGGGAATAATCCAGCAAGTTCTGCAGTATTTCTTAATAGTACAGCTTCTCTTTCTATTAGTGGTTATACTATATCTAATGATAGTTTTTATGGAGATGGCTTAGCAATAAATGATGATACATCTGGAAAATTAAATCAACTTGGCGGTGTATTTGTATTTAATAACAGAGATGAAAATGCAGCCTTTAAAAAATTCACTTTAGGGTTAAATTATAATTTAACTCAAAATCTAGATGATGAGTATTTTGCCTTTGGAGAAACTCAAAATTCTATTGATCAATTTTTTCTTGAAAATGCTCAAGGGATTCCTTTAGATCTCTTGCAATTACAAGATGGCGAAAGCATATCTAGCTTATATTCATTTTTAGGCGAAACACAAGGCTATGCTGCACAACAAGCCTTTTTAGGATTTCAAGGTTTTATTATTGATCCCGAGATGGACGATCCAGATAATACCACCTATATATCTAATTTAACAAACGGCAATTTCTTACAAGATTACGCTTACCGATCAAATGGTTTAAATGGAAAATTCTCTATAAATGGTGGTGCACAGATAAATGATGACTTATACCTAGGTGTAAATTTAAATACACATTTTATAGATTATGAAAGACAAACAGTATTATTTGAAACTAACAATAATTCCGGCAGTGGTATTAATGAAATTTTCTTTGAAAATAACTTGAGAACATTTGGGAATGGCTTTTCAGCCCAAGTAGGAGGAATTTATAAAGTTTCACCTATGTTTCGATTAGGTTTAAGTCTTGAAACACCGACTTGGTATAACATTTCTGAAGAAACAACTCAATATTTAGATACTTTTAGTAACGATGAAGGTTCTGCTGTTGTAAATCCAAATGTTATAAATATTTATCCTGAATATAATTTTAAAACTCCAGGAAAATATACTCTAAGTGGCGCTATATTATTTGGCAAACAAGGATTAATTAGTTTAGACTACTCATACAAAGACTATTCTAACACTGAATTTGACTCACAGTTTAATAGCAGCAATACATTTGCAGATTTAAACAACAATATAAAAAACACACTTCAAGGAGCAACTTCCATAAATATTGGAGGAGAATATAGAATAAGAGAATGGAGTTTGAGAGGTGGTTTTCGCTACCAAGAAAGTCCATATAAAGATGAAACTACAATAGGTGACCTAAAAGGGTATTCAGCAGGTTTTGGTTATGATTTTGGAAATATAAAGTTAGGTTTAGCCTATGATATATATGAGCAAGACAGATCTCCTCAACTTTATAGTATTGGTTTAACAAATAGGGCTAATATAAACACTACGAATTCAAGTTTTACAGCAACACTAAGTTTTGGCTTATAA
- a CDS encoding NifU family protein, with the protein MSFSIDIQSTSNPSILKFETNKFLSRHDSFEFHNIDEAKPSPLAQKLFYLPFVKTVYIAQNFIAIQKYDIAEWSDVQDEVKSQILEYLNSGEDVIIDKTPQKKSVPVTIYAESTPNPSVLKFVANKKLVVQSEEFKSIDDTANAPLAQALFNFPFVKEIFIDENYVSIQKYDMAEWGDITTELRDFISQHIMSGKPVVTEHRANKLAPQTNGGTTEKPQLDLSHLDDTSKAIVEILDEYIKPAVASDGGNIMFDSYDEETKSVKVILQGACSGCPSSTMTLKNGIETMLRDMLNGKVEHVVAING; encoded by the coding sequence ATGTCGTTTTCAATTGATATACAATCAACCTCAAATCCATCAATACTTAAGTTTGAAACTAATAAGTTTTTATCAAGACATGATAGTTTTGAATTTCATAATATAGATGAAGCGAAGCCTTCTCCGCTTGCCCAAAAACTATTTTATTTACCGTTTGTAAAAACGGTATATATAGCTCAAAATTTTATAGCAATACAGAAGTATGATATTGCCGAATGGAGTGATGTGCAAGATGAAGTGAAATCTCAAATACTAGAGTACCTTAACAGTGGCGAAGATGTTATTATAGATAAAACACCTCAGAAAAAAAGTGTTCCAGTAACCATTTATGCGGAAAGCACTCCTAACCCATCTGTTTTAAAATTTGTTGCTAACAAAAAATTGGTGGTTCAATCTGAAGAGTTTAAAAGTATAGATGATACCGCTAATGCTCCGTTAGCACAAGCTCTTTTTAATTTCCCATTTGTAAAAGAAATATTTATTGATGAAAATTATGTTTCTATACAAAAGTATGATATGGCAGAATGGGGCGATATTACAACAGAGCTTAGAGATTTTATCTCGCAACATATAATGTCTGGAAAGCCAGTTGTTACAGAGCATAGAGCAAACAAATTAGCTCCACAAACAAATGGTGGAACAACAGAAAAACCTCAACTGGATTTATCTCATTTAGATGATACCTCTAAAGCTATTGTCGAAATTTTAGATGAATACATAAAACCTGCAGTAGCAAGCGACGGTGGAAACATTATGTTTGACTCCTATGATGAAGAAACAAAATCTGTAAAAGTGATTTTACAGGGTGCTTGTTCTGGTTGCCCTTCTTCTACAATGACATTAAAAAACGGAATCGAAACTATGCTTAGAGATATGCTTAATGGTAAAGTAGAGCATGTTGTTGCAATTAATGGATAA
- a CDS encoding T9SS type B sorting domain-containing protein, with the protein MMILNNEPDVSITYHETMAEAEMGTDAIDTTQPYQNTEANVDDIYIRAENDITGCTTIRQLDLIVTASPEIESLDDLFQCDDDGDGEAIFDLTQNTPNALGTTQPDVTVSYHESETEAEDGTMPISMPQMYENQTNPQTIWIRLEGDDTQCVTVGSFEITVEALPVVNAPTALRICNDDYDDPAITTFDLTVKDEEITGQSPVLSNIEVYYYESQADLDNDNPIADPAMYENTQNNQTIFVEVVDTATMGQCSDTTTMTLTVLPLPSPSSTNENGELDQESCDDSDGIIDTMADFDLTASGDVIAMGENVDLTYHLSEQDALDNINAIPAAEETAYNTVTRTIWVRVENGNQNNTCSVLVSFEVVVNANPVLTDTSYTAALCEPEDTTPGITAFDAQEVTNNLVPDLLATPIADFTVTYHFTQAEADMGVNAIPDGFLFSEAVNNPVYIRVVDNTTMTQCYNSDNLAELTITVDTQPEFVMGDVDDIFLCADSAMDQDTSTMFDLTVRDGQIDGSMNPDTEVVYYASQADYDAGIEIDAADAVMYTNTVNPQTIIAELFNPVTGCRSDGTVEFDLVVQSLPVLPAALQMPQGDIVCTDAQGNVLSPFDIGYDLGATDGLEYTYDWTPDNIDADGDGNEDAIYTVTSLTQATTYSVVITRVNDPVSGMPSCENGLDENGNPYTVTFTPSSAPFAANASVTETSFNEEAEYTVTVTPLGQDGQPLPLEDYLYRIDDGPLQTSNVFTGVGPGSHIGYAVDVEGCGEVGDPFGIIDYPRFFTPNGDGYNDTWNIIGIDGQPAAKIYIFDRYGKLLKQLSPTGNGWDGTFNGRVLPSDDYWFSVEFVEPADGSIQEFRANFTLKR; encoded by the coding sequence ATGATGATACTGAACAACGAGCCTGATGTGAGCATCACCTACCACGAGACGATGGCCGAGGCGGAGATGGGCACCGATGCGATCGATACGACGCAGCCCTACCAGAACACGGAGGCCAACGTCGATGATATCTACATACGAGCGGAGAATGACATCACTGGCTGTACGACCATCCGCCAGCTTGACCTGATCGTGACGGCCTCACCTGAGATCGAGAGCCTGGATGACCTATTCCAGTGTGACGACGACGGGGACGGCGAGGCGATCTTCGACCTTACCCAGAACACCCCTAATGCGTTGGGCACGACCCAGCCGGATGTGACGGTGAGCTACCATGAGAGCGAGACAGAGGCTGAGGACGGCACGATGCCGATCTCGATGCCACAGATGTACGAGAACCAGACCAACCCTCAGACCATCTGGATACGCCTTGAGGGCGATGATACCCAGTGTGTGACGGTAGGCAGCTTCGAGATCACGGTTGAGGCCCTTCCCGTGGTGAATGCCCCTACGGCACTCAGGATCTGTAATGACGACTATGACGACCCTGCGATCACGACCTTCGACCTTACGGTGAAGGACGAGGAGATCACCGGTCAAAGCCCGGTACTGTCGAACATAGAGGTATACTACTACGAGAGTCAGGCAGACCTGGACAATGACAATCCTATAGCGGATCCTGCGATGTATGAGAATACGCAGAACAACCAGACGATCTTCGTTGAGGTTGTGGACACGGCCACGATGGGGCAATGCTCCGATACCACGACGATGACCCTTACGGTATTGCCGTTACCATCACCTAGCAGTACCAACGAGAACGGAGAGCTTGACCAGGAATCCTGTGATGACAGCGACGGAATTATCGACACCATGGCTGACTTCGACCTTACGGCAAGTGGGGATGTGATAGCGATGGGAGAGAACGTCGATTTGACATACCACTTGAGTGAGCAGGATGCCCTTGACAACATCAACGCCATCCCTGCAGCAGAGGAGACGGCATACAATACAGTGACTCGCACGATATGGGTACGCGTGGAGAACGGTAACCAGAACAATACCTGCTCTGTTCTTGTAAGCTTCGAGGTGGTGGTCAACGCCAATCCAGTACTCACGGACACGTCCTACACGGCAGCACTCTGCGAGCCTGAGGATACCACGCCGGGCATTACGGCCTTCGATGCACAGGAGGTGACCAACAACCTTGTTCCAGACCTGTTGGCAACACCTATAGCAGACTTCACGGTGACCTATCACTTCACGCAGGCAGAGGCAGACATGGGTGTCAATGCGATCCCTGACGGCTTCCTGTTCAGCGAGGCGGTGAACAATCCTGTATATATCAGGGTGGTTGACAACACGACGATGACACAGTGCTACAACAGCGACAACCTCGCGGAGCTGACCATAACGGTGGACACGCAGCCGGAGTTCGTGATGGGAGATGTGGATGATATCTTCCTGTGTGCAGACAGCGCCATGGACCAGGACACCTCCACGATGTTCGACCTCACGGTTAGGGACGGGCAGATAGACGGATCGATGAATCCTGACACCGAGGTTGTGTACTATGCGAGCCAGGCGGACTATGATGCAGGTATCGAGATAGATGCTGCGGATGCCGTGATGTATACCAATACGGTAAATCCCCAGACGATCATCGCCGAGCTCTTCAATCCGGTGACGGGCTGCCGCAGTGACGGTACGGTGGAGTTCGACCTTGTGGTACAGTCACTTCCGGTACTTCCGGCTGCGCTTCAGATGCCTCAGGGCGATATCGTGTGTACGGACGCTCAGGGGAATGTGCTCTCTCCGTTTGATATCGGTTATGACCTTGGTGCGACAGACGGACTTGAGTATACCTATGACTGGACGCCTGACAATATTGATGCAGATGGCGACGGCAACGAGGATGCGATCTATACGGTGACCAGCCTTACACAGGCCACCACCTACAGTGTGGTGATCACCAGGGTTAATGACCCGGTCTCGGGAATGCCTAGCTGTGAGAACGGTCTTGATGAGAACGGCAATCCTTATACGGTGACCTTCACGCCAAGCTCTGCGCCGTTCGCGGCCAATGCCAGTGTGACGGAGACCTCGTTCAACGAGGAGGCGGAGTATACGGTGACGGTGACACCATTGGGTCAGGACGGGCAACCATTACCATTGGAGGATTACCTCTACAGGATAGATGACGGTCCGCTGCAGACCTCCAACGTGTTCACTGGTGTGGGTCCTGGTAGCCATATAGGCTATGCTGTGGATGTGGAAGGCTGCGGCGAGGTCGGTGACCCATTCGGGATCATAGACTACCCGAGGTTCTTCACCCCTAATGGAGATGGCTACAACGACACTTGGAATATCATAGGGATAGATGGGCAACCTGCGGCTAAAATTTATATCTTTGACCGCTATGGGAAGCTGCTCAAGCAGTTGAGTCCAACGGGCAACGGATGGGACGGGACCTTCAACGGTCGTGTGCTTCCTAGCGACGACTACTGGTTCAGCGTCGAGTTCGTGGAACCGGCTGACGGATCCATACAGGAGTTCAGAGCTAACTTTACATTGAAACGGTAA